In one window of Caballeronia sp. TF1N1 DNA:
- a CDS encoding enoyl-CoA hydratase: MSEHVRLTLHASGAAEIVIDRPERHNAMSIPMYEALLARIDECQRNSDVRCILFRGAGGKSFIAGTDIEYFKDFRGGHDGVAYEALVERVIDTVERIALPTLAVIDGWAVGGGLALATACDFRVCNENSRFGAPIAKTLSNTLSSRNIARLHAAFGVPRVKRMLMLADFLAANEVLACGYVYSVVTKDALDASAHALAERLMALSPITQKAVKESLRRIVIDQSFADEDIIEEVYGSAAFRDAVTAFTSGKPKR, encoded by the coding sequence ATGAGCGAACATGTCCGGCTTACGCTGCATGCATCGGGCGCGGCGGAGATCGTCATCGACCGGCCCGAGCGTCACAACGCCATGTCGATTCCCATGTACGAAGCGCTGCTCGCGCGTATCGACGAATGTCAGCGCAATAGTGACGTGCGCTGCATTCTCTTTCGCGGCGCGGGCGGCAAGTCGTTTATCGCGGGAACGGATATCGAGTACTTCAAGGACTTTCGCGGCGGACACGATGGCGTGGCCTACGAAGCGCTGGTCGAGCGCGTGATCGATACGGTCGAGCGCATTGCGCTTCCCACGCTCGCCGTGATCGATGGCTGGGCGGTCGGCGGTGGTCTCGCGCTCGCCACGGCCTGCGACTTTCGCGTGTGCAACGAAAACTCCCGGTTCGGCGCACCGATTGCCAAGACGCTCTCGAACACGCTTTCGTCGCGCAATATCGCGCGGCTACATGCGGCTTTCGGCGTGCCGCGCGTCAAGCGCATGCTGATGCTCGCCGACTTTCTCGCAGCGAACGAGGTCCTGGCGTGCGGCTACGTATATTCGGTGGTGACGAAAGACGCGCTCGATGCCAGCGCGCATGCGCTTGCCGAGCGGCTCATGGCGTTGTCGCCAATCACGCAGAAGGCGGTAAAGGAGAGCCTACGGCGCATCGTGATCGACCAGAGCTTCGCGGACGAAGACATCATCGAGGAAGTCTATGGAAGCGCGGCTTTTCGTGATGCGGTGACAGCATTCACTTCGGGCAAGCCGAAACGGTGA
- a CDS encoding response regulator, translating to MAVVGTPLEGLSILVVEDDYLVALALSALLEIAGAIVVGPVAWAQDALALLDDEHYIDVAILDIDLNGEKSYAVADELTLREIRFIFATGYGVDSIDIAYRHHPRCQKPFDHQTLFNTLALSGR from the coding sequence ATGGCAGTAGTCGGGACACCGCTCGAAGGTTTGAGCATCTTGGTCGTGGAAGACGATTACCTGGTGGCGCTCGCGCTGTCCGCGTTGCTCGAAATTGCAGGGGCAATCGTCGTCGGGCCGGTGGCGTGGGCGCAGGACGCGCTGGCGCTTCTAGACGACGAGCATTACATCGACGTTGCCATTCTCGACATCGACCTCAACGGCGAGAAGTCATACGCCGTAGCGGATGAACTGACGTTGCGTGAGATCCGCTTCATCTTTGCAACCGGGTACGGTGTCGATTCGATCGATATCGCCTACCGGCATCATCCGCGTTGTCAAAAACCCTTCGATCATCAAACGCTCTTCAACACGCTCGCACTGAGCGGGCGTTGA
- a CDS encoding CheR family methyltransferase, with translation MTPATDFPIVGVGASAGGVEALEGFFRGMPEKPGLACVIITHLSPDRISLLPEIVSRFTPMQVHAIAEGEPIEIDSVYLLPRDAIVSVSNRTLHVQSLDKPRRERKPIDHFLSTLALDIGELSAGVILSGGDSDGTLGIKAIKERGGLTLAQVADGFGPHHPDMPNSAIATGLVDFAVAVDQMGAKLASFAAGAFRLDSVVEEPEVEAAAKAFDEAREAIYGILRDNVGHDFSGYKVKTFSRRVQRRMQVRAMATPESYVARLAADPQEVTALFRDLLINVTSFFRDEHAFESLATLVLPKLFEGRTAEDVVRVWVPGCATGEEVYSIAMLMSEQIAGVEKAPRIQIFATDIDDGALTVARAARYPLALLDNVSQERRDRFFVPDGSSFVVAKEVRELCIFSPHSVIRDPPFSRIDLVSCRNLLIYFGIEVQNQVIPTFHYALRPDGFLFLGPSENVSQFDELFVPLDKKHRLFKRRADVVSQVRLPLAVSALTIGHLSALTPSRPPLGGAALRLAVDGHMIDRFTPPHVLVTRDGDVVYYSGRTGKYLEAAPGMPTRQLFAMARKGLGLDLRSVFREAVDSGRTIAREGVVVEGEDGRVQVINLTIEPLVQQAPGERMYLVVFQDQGPVLTREEALARAEAMHDGTAEQIEKELRDTRERLQSMIEEYETALEELKSSNEELVSVNEELQSSNEELEASKEELVSLNEELHTVNLELNGKIDALDRSNSDLQNLFESTSVATVFLDRQFSIRSFTPAMADIFHIRPVDRGRPISELVSRLDLPGLEEGIREVFRSQETREQQVSSKDGLNHFLVRLAPYLNGDRKIDGVVIAFVDITGMVHAEGRQDVLIAELQHRTRNLLSVIQSIAQQTLSGDEALDTFTSRLAALGRLQGLIGEANGHLINLGDIVRLEFEALGVGSSDRVSVSGPVVPLGFRNVQTIALVLHELATNALKYGALKHQGARLVVSWIVEKRESGPEWLVLDWIESGVRITPEDKKIGFGRQLIEKALRFTLHARTELDFNWDGVSCHIEIPLRPAHMHGSSP, from the coding sequence ATGACACCGGCAACCGACTTCCCCATTGTCGGCGTCGGCGCGTCCGCGGGCGGCGTCGAGGCGCTGGAAGGCTTCTTTCGCGGCATGCCGGAAAAGCCAGGCCTCGCTTGCGTGATCATCACGCACCTGAGCCCGGACCGTATCAGCTTGTTGCCGGAGATTGTTTCGCGTTTTACGCCAATGCAGGTACACGCGATTGCCGAAGGCGAGCCGATCGAGATCGATAGCGTCTATCTCTTGCCGCGCGATGCCATCGTCAGCGTCTCGAACCGGACCTTGCACGTGCAGTCACTGGACAAGCCGCGTCGCGAGCGCAAGCCGATCGACCATTTTCTGAGCACGCTCGCGCTCGATATCGGCGAACTGTCGGCAGGCGTCATTCTCTCAGGCGGCGATTCGGACGGCACGCTCGGCATCAAGGCGATCAAGGAGCGGGGCGGACTGACGCTCGCACAGGTTGCGGACGGCTTCGGACCGCATCACCCGGACATGCCCAATAGCGCCATTGCCACTGGCCTGGTCGATTTCGCCGTGGCGGTCGACCAAATGGGCGCGAAGCTCGCGAGCTTTGCCGCCGGCGCCTTCAGGCTCGATTCCGTCGTGGAAGAGCCCGAAGTCGAAGCCGCCGCGAAAGCATTCGACGAGGCGCGAGAAGCCATTTACGGCATCTTGCGCGATAACGTCGGACACGACTTCAGCGGCTACAAGGTCAAGACTTTTTCGCGGCGGGTGCAGCGGCGCATGCAGGTCCGGGCGATGGCAACTCCGGAGAGTTATGTAGCGCGGCTCGCGGCCGATCCGCAGGAAGTGACGGCACTGTTTCGCGATCTCTTGATCAACGTCACGAGCTTTTTCCGCGATGAGCACGCGTTCGAGAGTCTCGCCACACTCGTCCTGCCGAAGCTTTTCGAAGGCCGCACCGCCGAGGATGTCGTGCGTGTCTGGGTGCCGGGCTGCGCCACGGGCGAGGAAGTGTATTCCATCGCCATGCTGATGTCCGAACAGATCGCAGGTGTCGAGAAGGCGCCGCGCATCCAGATCTTCGCCACCGATATCGACGACGGAGCGCTCACGGTGGCGCGTGCGGCGCGCTATCCGCTGGCGTTGCTCGACAATGTATCGCAAGAGCGGCGCGACCGTTTCTTCGTGCCGGACGGCAGCAGCTTCGTGGTGGCCAAGGAAGTGCGCGAACTGTGCATCTTTTCGCCGCACAGCGTCATTCGCGATCCGCCTTTCTCACGCATCGATCTCGTGTCGTGCCGCAATCTCCTCATCTACTTCGGAATCGAGGTCCAGAATCAGGTCATTCCGACCTTCCACTATGCGCTGCGCCCGGACGGTTTTCTGTTCCTCGGCCCGTCGGAGAACGTGAGCCAGTTCGACGAGTTGTTCGTTCCGCTCGACAAGAAGCACAGGCTTTTCAAGCGCCGCGCCGATGTCGTGTCGCAAGTGCGTCTGCCGCTCGCGGTATCCGCGCTGACTATCGGCCATCTGTCCGCGTTGACGCCAAGCCGTCCGCCCCTGGGCGGCGCCGCGCTGCGCCTGGCTGTCGACGGTCATATGATCGACCGCTTCACGCCGCCGCACGTGCTCGTGACGCGCGATGGCGATGTCGTCTACTACTCGGGCCGCACCGGCAAATATCTCGAGGCAGCGCCCGGCATGCCGACGCGCCAGCTATTCGCAATGGCGCGCAAGGGGCTGGGCCTCGACTTGCGCTCGGTGTTTCGCGAAGCGGTCGACTCGGGCCGCACGATCGCGCGAGAGGGGGTGGTGGTCGAGGGCGAGGACGGCCGTGTACAGGTGATCAATCTGACCATCGAGCCGCTCGTCCAGCAAGCGCCGGGTGAGCGCATGTATCTCGTCGTGTTCCAGGACCAAGGGCCCGTGCTCACGCGCGAAGAGGCGCTTGCGCGCGCCGAGGCCATGCACGACGGCACCGCGGAGCAAATCGAAAAGGAACTACGGGATACCCGTGAGCGCCTGCAATCGATGATAGAGGAATACGAGACCGCGCTCGAAGAACTCAAGTCGTCGAACGAAGAGTTGGTTTCGGTCAACGAGGAACTGCAATCGTCGAACGAAGAGCTGGAGGCGTCCAAGGAAGAGCTCGTCTCGCTCAACGAGGAGTTGCACACCGTCAATCTGGAACTGAATGGCAAGATCGACGCGCTCGACCGCTCGAACAGCGATCTTCAGAACCTGTTCGAAAGCACGTCGGTCGCCACCGTGTTTCTCGACCGGCAATTTTCCATTCGCTCATTTACCCCGGCAATGGCCGATATCTTCCATATCCGTCCGGTCGATCGCGGGCGTCCCATATCGGAGCTCGTCAGCCGTCTCGACCTTCCGGGGCTGGAAGAAGGCATCCGTGAGGTATTCAGGAGTCAGGAAACACGCGAACAGCAGGTCAGCAGCAAGGATGGGCTGAATCATTTCCTCGTGCGTCTCGCACCTTATCTCAACGGCGATCGCAAGATCGACGGTGTGGTCATTGCTTTCGTCGATATCACGGGAATGGTTCATGCTGAAGGTAGACAGGACGTTTTGATTGCGGAACTGCAACACAGGACGCGAAATCTGTTGTCGGTGATTCAGTCGATCGCGCAACAGACGCTCTCGGGCGACGAAGCGCTCGACACGTTCACGAGTCGCCTCGCCGCGCTTGGCAGGCTGCAGGGCTTGATCGGCGAAGCGAACGGGCATCTGATCAATTTGGGTGACATCGTTCGCCTTGAATTCGAGGCGCTCGGTGTCGGCAGCAGCGACAGGGTCTCGGTGAGTGGACCGGTCGTGCCGCTCGGCTTTCGCAACGTTCAGACGATCGCGCTCGTGCTTCACGAACTTGCGACCAACGCGCTCAAGTACGGCGCGTTGAAGCATCAAGGCGCACGGCTCGTCGTCAGCTGGATTGTCGAGAAGAGAGAGTCCGGGCCGGAATGGCTCGTTCTGGACTGGATCGAAAGCGGTGTGCGCATCACGCCCGAGGACAAGAAAATCGGCTTCGGCCGGCAACTCATCGAAAAAGCGCTTCGTTTCACGCTACACGCTCGCACCGAGCTGGACTTCAACTGGGATGGGGTTTCGTGTCATATCGAGATCCCGCTGCGACCAGCGCATATGCACGGCAGCAGTCCCTAG
- a CDS encoding CaiB/BaiF CoA-transferase family protein, with translation MTQTKPLPLDGIRVLDVSQVMAGPFACMLLADMGADVIKVEPPEGDQTRGAMGFKMKGPDSMGFLNMNRNKRSVTLDLKSDEGRGLFYKLAKTADVIVENYRPGVVQRLRIDYESIREINPKIVYVSISGFGQSGPWSTRPGFDLMAQAMSGVMSVTGYPGGKPVKAGVPVADIGCALFAVSGLLSAYIGAQKSGVGQHIDASLFDSVMAFSIWDMSEYWGTGVPPTPLGTSNKMSAPYQAVKARDGYFVMGATNQKLWTKLCGLLKRPDLIDHADYANVSLRLKNREAMIQVLEEEFAKRDSAEWVDTLLAAGIPAGPILTYPEAFESEHATHRRMAMEIDHPHEGKVKNIGFPVKLLGTPQTVRRHPPLLGEHNEEIFAEINGTSGMKP, from the coding sequence ATGACCCAGACAAAACCTCTCCCCTTGGACGGAATCCGCGTGCTCGACGTAAGCCAGGTCATGGCGGGACCGTTCGCCTGCATGCTGCTCGCCGACATGGGCGCGGATGTCATCAAGGTGGAACCGCCCGAAGGCGATCAGACGCGCGGCGCGATGGGCTTCAAGATGAAAGGGCCCGACAGCATGGGCTTTCTCAACATGAACCGCAACAAGCGTTCGGTGACGCTGGACCTGAAGAGCGACGAAGGCCGCGGGCTCTTCTACAAGCTCGCGAAGACTGCCGATGTGATCGTCGAGAACTATCGGCCAGGCGTGGTGCAGCGGCTTCGTATCGATTACGAGTCGATCCGGGAGATCAACCCGAAGATCGTTTATGTGAGCATTTCGGGCTTCGGGCAAAGCGGCCCGTGGTCCACGCGGCCCGGCTTCGATCTGATGGCTCAGGCCATGTCCGGCGTCATGAGCGTGACGGGATATCCCGGCGGCAAGCCGGTCAAGGCGGGCGTGCCGGTGGCGGATATCGGCTGCGCGCTCTTTGCGGTGTCGGGGCTGTTGTCGGCTTATATCGGCGCGCAAAAATCGGGCGTCGGTCAGCATATCGACGCTTCTCTCTTCGATTCCGTCATGGCCTTCTCGATCTGGGACATGTCGGAGTACTGGGGCACGGGCGTGCCGCCGACACCGCTTGGCACCAGCAACAAGATGAGCGCGCCGTATCAGGCCGTGAAGGCGCGCGATGGCTACTTCGTGATGGGCGCGACTAACCAGAAGCTGTGGACGAAGCTGTGCGGGTTGTTAAAGCGGCCCGATCTGATCGACCACGCCGACTATGCGAACGTCTCGCTGCGCCTGAAAAACCGCGAGGCCATGATCCAAGTGCTCGAAGAGGAGTTCGCCAAGCGCGACAGCGCGGAATGGGTCGATACCCTGCTCGCGGCCGGCATTCCAGCCGGCCCTATCCTGACTTATCCGGAAGCATTCGAGAGCGAACATGCCACACATCGCCGCATGGCAATGGAAATCGATCATCCGCACGAAGGCAAGGTGAAGAACATCGGCTTTCCGGTCAAGCTGCTCGGGACGCCGCAGACCGTGCGCCGCCATCCGCCCCTGCTCGGCGAACATAACGAAGAGATCTTCGCGGAGATCAACGGAACCAGTGGAATGAAGCCATGA
- a CDS encoding type 1 glutamine amidotransferase domain-containing protein — protein sequence MKVLMVLTSHDQLGNTGRKTGFWLEELAAPYYAFRDAGAEIVLASPKGGQPPLDPKSNEPANQTEMTHRFEADSQATAQLASTVKLDLVSQADFDTVFYPGGHGPLWDLAEDKNSIALIEAFLAAGKPVALVCHAPGVLRHVRTPEGAPLVEGKRVTGFTNSEEAAVGLTDVVPFLVEDELKAKGGIYSKLEDWAPYVVTDGLLITGQNPASSSSAAATLMKHPALAQ from the coding sequence ATGAAAGTGCTCATGGTTTTGACCTCACATGACCAACTCGGCAACACGGGCCGCAAAACGGGTTTCTGGCTCGAAGAGCTGGCCGCACCCTACTACGCCTTCAGGGATGCGGGCGCGGAAATCGTGCTGGCATCGCCTAAAGGTGGTCAGCCGCCGCTCGACCCGAAGAGCAACGAGCCGGCCAATCAGACGGAGATGACACATCGTTTCGAAGCCGATTCGCAGGCTACCGCGCAGCTTGCCAGCACGGTAAAGCTCGATCTCGTCTCGCAAGCCGATTTCGATACCGTGTTTTATCCGGGCGGTCATGGTCCGCTCTGGGACCTGGCCGAAGACAAAAACTCGATCGCCCTGATCGAAGCCTTCTTGGCCGCTGGCAAGCCTGTCGCGCTGGTCTGCCACGCACCCGGCGTGCTGCGCCATGTCCGCACGCCGGAGGGCGCACCGCTTGTCGAAGGCAAACGAGTCACAGGCTTCACCAACTCAGAGGAAGCCGCGGTCGGACTGACCGATGTCGTGCCGTTCCTCGTTGAAGACGAACTCAAGGCGAAGGGCGGCATCTATTCAAAGCTCGAAGACTGGGCACCTTATGTCGTCACCGATGGCCTTTTGATTACCGGGCAGAACCCGGCTTCATCGTCGTCCGCTGCGGCGACGTTGATGAAGCACCCGGCGCTCGCGCAATAA
- a CDS encoding EAL domain-containing protein → MIKIHEAGQPANGPVRCGGCNSPEVAQIEMAFAFQPIVDVRSGSPYAYEALVRGPNGESAGSVLSQVDDSNRYNFDQRCRTTAIEQAASMGMDSFLSINFMPNAVYQPAACIRSTFEAAEKHGFPANKIIFETIEGENIISRSHLVQIFRAYKSFGFQTAIDDFGAGYSGLTLLADFQPDLIKLDMALVRDIDTDTVRQRIVAGVLKICSDLGIRVIAEGIETQGERDFLEAAGVSLMQGYLFAKPSFKEMPAIANVR, encoded by the coding sequence ATGATCAAAATTCACGAGGCGGGACAGCCGGCGAACGGCCCCGTTCGCTGCGGTGGCTGCAATAGCCCCGAAGTGGCGCAGATCGAAATGGCCTTTGCGTTTCAGCCTATCGTCGACGTGCGGTCGGGTAGTCCCTATGCCTACGAGGCGCTCGTACGCGGGCCGAATGGCGAATCGGCGGGTTCGGTGTTGTCGCAGGTCGACGACTCGAACCGTTATAACTTCGATCAGCGTTGCCGCACGACTGCAATCGAGCAGGCGGCAAGCATGGGCATGGACAGCTTTCTGTCGATCAACTTCATGCCGAACGCGGTTTATCAGCCTGCGGCATGCATTCGCAGTACCTTCGAGGCCGCCGAGAAACACGGCTTCCCGGCGAATAAGATCATCTTCGAAACCATCGAAGGTGAAAACATCATTAGCCGTTCGCATCTGGTGCAGATCTTCCGCGCGTATAAATCGTTCGGCTTTCAGACCGCGATCGACGATTTCGGCGCGGGTTATTCAGGGCTCACACTGCTCGCCGACTTTCAGCCGGACTTGATCAAGCTCGACATGGCATTGGTGCGCGACATCGACACCGACACCGTGCGTCAGCGGATCGTTGCCGGCGTCTTGAAGATTTGCAGTGATCTGGGAATTCGCGTGATCGCGGAAGGCATCGAGACGCAAGGCGAGCGCGATTTTCTGGAAGCAGCCGGCGTGAGCCTGATGCAAGGCTATTTGTTCGCCAAGCCCTCGTTCAAAGAGATGCCCGCGATTGCCAATGTGCGTTAA
- the kdgT gene encoding 2-keto-3-deoxygluconate transporter gives MNIKKAIDRIPGGLMLVPLLLGACVHTFAPGAGKYFGSFTNGLITGTVPILAVWFFCMGATIDLRATGTVLRKSGTLLVTKMAVAWIATIVAAHFIPIDGVKAGLFAGLSVLAITTSMDMTNGGLYAAVMQQYGSREEAGAFVLMSVESGPLVSMLILGATGVAFFEPRLFVGAVLPFLIGFALGNLDSDLRELFGRCVHPLIPFFGFALGNGIDLHVIATSGLPGVALGLGVIVVTGIPLILADRWIAGGNGAAGLAASSTAGAAVANPAIIGEMIPRFKPLVPAATAMVATACLVTAILVPILTALWVRRHRARHGLEEQRVEEPVRPLGERDVHV, from the coding sequence ATGAATATAAAGAAAGCGATTGACCGCATTCCAGGCGGTCTCATGCTCGTGCCCTTGCTGCTCGGCGCCTGCGTCCATACGTTCGCGCCGGGCGCGGGCAAGTACTTCGGCTCGTTCACGAACGGGTTGATCACGGGCACCGTGCCGATTCTCGCGGTGTGGTTCTTCTGCATGGGCGCGACCATCGACCTGCGCGCGACCGGCACCGTGCTGCGCAAGTCGGGCACCTTGCTCGTGACCAAGATGGCGGTTGCGTGGATCGCGACCATCGTCGCCGCGCACTTCATTCCCATCGATGGCGTCAAGGCCGGTCTCTTCGCGGGCCTCTCCGTGCTCGCCATCACCACGTCGATGGACATGACCAACGGCGGACTTTACGCCGCCGTGATGCAGCAGTACGGCAGCCGCGAGGAAGCGGGCGCGTTCGTGCTGATGTCGGTGGAATCCGGGCCGCTCGTCAGCATGCTGATTCTCGGCGCGACGGGCGTCGCGTTCTTCGAGCCACGCCTTTTCGTCGGCGCGGTGCTGCCGTTTCTGATTGGCTTCGCGCTTGGCAATTTGGACAGCGACCTGCGCGAACTGTTCGGCCGCTGCGTGCATCCGCTGATCCCGTTCTTCGGCTTCGCGCTCGGCAATGGCATCGACCTGCACGTAATCGCGACGAGCGGCTTGCCGGGCGTTGCGCTTGGGTTGGGCGTGATCGTCGTGACGGGCATTCCGCTGATTCTCGCGGATCGCTGGATTGCGGGCGGCAATGGCGCGGCGGGACTCGCGGCTTCATCGACGGCGGGCGCGGCGGTGGCGAATCCGGCGATCATCGGCGAGATGATTCCGCGCTTCAAGCCGCTCGTGCCGGCGGCCACCGCGATGGTCGCGACCGCCTGTCTCGTGACGGCCATTCTCGTGCCAATTCTGACCGCGCTGTGGGTGCGCCGGCATCGGGCGCGTCATGGCCTTGAAGAACAACGTGTGGAAGAACCGGTGCGGCCGCTCGGCGAGCGCGACGTGCATGTGTGA
- a CDS encoding TetR/AcrR family transcriptional regulator produces MPTANTSETVDVRENIIAVGQRLIGAKGFSAVGLNEILTEAGVPKGSFYHYFGSKDAFGVALLESYFEDYLNDLDGTLAQPGLNMAQRLTNYWSIWQETQSFFDCQGKCLAVKLGAEVADMSEAMRATLKRGTAGIVSRLASAIEIGVAEGSLSIEGDPQSVAQSLYQLWLGASIMVKIVRNTQPFEVATTTTQRILRLAP; encoded by the coding sequence ATGCCTACCGCAAACACATCAGAAACCGTCGACGTCCGCGAAAACATCATTGCCGTTGGTCAACGGTTGATCGGCGCCAAAGGCTTTTCCGCCGTCGGCCTGAATGAGATTCTCACGGAAGCCGGCGTGCCGAAGGGCTCGTTCTATCATTATTTTGGCTCCAAAGATGCGTTCGGCGTGGCGCTCCTGGAAAGCTATTTCGAGGACTATTTGAACGACCTCGACGGGACGCTAGCGCAGCCCGGACTGAACATGGCGCAGCGGCTGACGAACTACTGGAGCATTTGGCAAGAAACCCAGTCCTTCTTCGATTGCCAGGGCAAATGTCTCGCGGTCAAGCTCGGCGCCGAAGTGGCGGACATGTCGGAGGCCATGCGCGCCACGTTGAAGCGCGGCACGGCAGGGATCGTTAGCCGTCTTGCAAGTGCAATCGAAATCGGTGTGGCGGAAGGCTCGCTTTCGATCGAAGGTGATCCGCAAAGCGTCGCGCAGAGCTTGTATCAACTGTGGCTCGGCGCCAGCATCATGGTGAAGATCGTTCGCAACACGCAGCCGTTTGAAGTGGCGACGACGACAACGCAGCGGATCTTGCGACTTGCTCCCTGA
- a CDS encoding LysR family transcriptional regulator, which produces MKFDTTTIRLVLAIADEGSISRAADKLSLAVAAASRRVSDLEAQLGAKLFTRVPHGVQLTEPGAKLLLYIRQIDNLIVRLEGDARALKEGRHGRIIIGAPKAVVMQFLAGAIAGIQRKHPGISLMVQEENSKIVQQLLRDKVIDIGIYEKKSGFLDLDRVPYREDRLELVYSTEHFKFDDAPLGIDEIMDLPVISLGKGSAILSALQRAHQSRGRLFANNYAVSGFDTMLVMVRQGLGVGLMPAAVLRSFHPERAIASKEIAGDWHKRSYVLSCVEGHAQEQTLQRVVAELLDARN; this is translated from the coding sequence GTGAAATTCGATACGACCACCATCCGTCTGGTTCTTGCCATCGCGGACGAAGGCAGCATCTCGCGCGCCGCGGACAAGCTCAGTCTCGCGGTGGCCGCCGCCTCGCGGCGCGTATCGGACCTCGAAGCGCAACTCGGCGCGAAGCTCTTCACGCGCGTTCCGCACGGTGTGCAGCTCACCGAGCCGGGCGCGAAGCTGCTGCTGTACATCCGCCAGATCGACAATCTGATCGTCCGTCTCGAAGGCGATGCGCGCGCGCTCAAGGAAGGGCGCCACGGGCGCATCATCATCGGTGCGCCGAAGGCGGTGGTCATGCAGTTTCTGGCGGGCGCCATCGCTGGGATTCAGCGCAAGCATCCCGGCATCTCGCTCATGGTTCAGGAGGAGAACAGCAAGATCGTTCAGCAGTTGTTGCGCGACAAGGTCATCGATATCGGCATCTACGAAAAGAAGAGCGGCTTTCTCGACCTCGACCGCGTGCCGTATCGCGAAGACCGGCTCGAACTCGTGTATAGCACCGAACATTTTAAGTTCGACGATGCGCCGCTCGGTATCGACGAGATCATGGACTTGCCCGTGATCAGTCTCGGCAAAGGCTCCGCCATTCTGTCCGCGCTGCAACGCGCACATCAGAGCCGGGGACGACTCTTCGCGAACAATTACGCCGTGAGCGGCTTCGACACCATGCTCGTGATGGTGCGTCAGGGCTTGGGCGTTGGCCTCATGCCCGCGGCTGTGCTGCGCAGCTTTCACCCGGAACGCGCGATTGCGTCGAAGGAGATTGCAGGCGACTGGCATAAGCGCAGCTACGTGCTTTCTTGCGTCGAAGGTCACGCTCAGGAACAGACGCTTCAACGCGTCGTGGCCGAGCTGCTCGACGCACGCAACTAG
- the flgM gene encoding flagellar biosynthesis anti-sigma factor FlgM, translating into MKIESNNTPAALQSDTFRVASKRDVQATGGVQQTSATNATSSKVTLSSLSSMQVTGGADIDTAKVESIKAALRDGTYKIDSGKIASGMLSTAGDLLKTTMR; encoded by the coding sequence ATGAAGATCGAATCGAACAACACGCCCGCCGCACTCCAATCCGACACCTTTCGCGTAGCAAGCAAACGCGATGTGCAGGCTACGGGCGGCGTGCAGCAAACCAGCGCGACCAACGCAACCAGCTCGAAAGTGACGTTGTCCTCGTTGTCGTCGATGCAAGTCACGGGCGGCGCGGACATCGACACGGCGAAGGTCGAATCGATCAAGGCGGCTCTGCGTGATGGAACCTACAAGATCGACTCGGGCAAGATTGCGAGCGGCATGTTGAGCACCGCAGGCGATTTGCTCAAGACGACGATGCGTTGA
- the gcvA gene encoding transcriptional regulator GcvA codes for MNEPANLAQDRDRLPPLNALRNFEAVARHGSFAAAAADLHVTHWAVGKQIRLLEDWFGVPLFERRARGVQLTDEGAALLNDVSSAFERLTRGAARLRHDEFTRRVSGVVRVNALASFALCWLLPRLADFQARFPDIDVRLSTTSRKLRYIGDAFDIGIRSGHEQGAGVVSRSLMADVRLPVCSPALLRQRPIASVADLRHHALLHSASTRTSWSSWLKQAGAADLRAARHVEFEHTYLQLAAAAEGLGVALASLPLIGRDIAEGRLVCPIAAPAWRAPDYTLVINADRVGDDAVASFEKWIMASAGGAGS; via the coding sequence ATGAACGAACCAGCAAATCTGGCGCAGGACCGGGACAGGCTGCCGCCGCTCAATGCGTTGCGCAATTTCGAGGCGGTCGCCCGGCATGGAAGCTTCGCCGCGGCGGCGGCCGACCTGCATGTCACTCATTGGGCGGTCGGCAAGCAAATACGGCTGCTCGAAGACTGGTTCGGCGTGCCGTTGTTCGAGCGGCGCGCGCGCGGCGTTCAGCTTACCGATGAAGGCGCGGCACTCCTCAACGACGTGAGCAGCGCGTTCGAACGTCTCACACGCGGGGCAGCGCGCCTCAGGCACGACGAATTCACGCGCCGCGTGTCCGGCGTCGTGCGCGTGAACGCGCTGGCGAGCTTCGCGTTGTGCTGGCTGCTGCCGCGTCTCGCCGATTTTCAGGCGCGCTTTCCCGATATCGACGTCAGGTTGTCGACCACGTCGCGCAAGTTGCGGTATATCGGCGATGCCTTCGATATCGGCATACGCTCGGGTCACGAACAAGGCGCGGGCGTCGTATCGCGCTCGTTGATGGCCGATGTGCGCCTGCCGGTGTGCAGCCCCGCGCTGCTGCGTCAGCGTCCCATAGCAAGCGTCGCGGATCTGCGTCATCACGCGCTGCTGCATTCCGCCAGCACGCGCACGAGTTGGTCGTCGTGGCTCAAGCAGGCGGGCGCGGCGGACTTGCGCGCGGCCCGGCATGTCGAGTTCGAGCACACATATCTGCAACTCGCTGCTGCAGCGGAGGGGCTCGGCGTGGCGCTCGCGTCGTTGCCGCTGATCGGACGCGATATCGCCGAAGGCCGACTCGTATGCCCGATCGCGGCGCCGGCGTGGCGCGCGCCCGATTACACACTGGTGATCAACGCAGACCGCGTCGGGGATGACGCCGTGGCTTCCTTCGAGAAGTGGATCATGGCGAGCGCGGGAGGTGCCGGAAGTTAA